In the Phaseolus vulgaris cultivar G19833 chromosome 7, P. vulgaris v2.0, whole genome shotgun sequence genome, one interval contains:
- the LOC137829135 gene encoding uncharacterized protein — MWNTVRWASGSSTPVKETFGPRDVVGNAVFMIARENGMGRALGGAGGARSSVAHSPTCCKSLRNSSLALRNSALFARKPLLLLGGHALMAPRPPTPLQPSSEMNQIVRAIEMMTNAIQQQNVAMAQNHQAAMYHWENARSAATASHVNQWIRELEKIFRVTSCPEDKKLVFATYLLFGEVEFWWMGAQQMMEARAEVLDWECFRVKFLEKYFPDSARFAKEAEFLKLEQGEMSANAYAARFEYLARFYTQATSEAWRCRKFEEGLKHELKKTISPMCITEFPALVEKAKMVETLEKGDSRVMRSHPGGSSSGKAKVQHQPHKPYARSPQHRTGAAPPQFQQQQSWKLILPLLISIAKFGYVF, encoded by the exons ATGTGGAACACTGTGAGATGggcctctgggtcctctacTCCTGTGAAGGAGACCTTCGGGCCTAGAGACGTCGTTGGTAACGCCGTATTCATGATTGCTCGTGAGAACGGCATGGGACGTGCCCTAGGTGGTGCCGGCGGGGCACGTTCATCTGTCGCGCATTCCCCCACCTGTTGCAAATCCCTACGTAATTCTTCATTGGCTCTGCGCAATTCTGCATTGTTCGCTAGGAAGCCGCTACTTCTGCTTGGAGGGCACGCATT AATGGCTCCTAGACCTCCTACCCCTCTCCAACCTTCTTCTGAGATGAATCAGATTGTCAGGGCTATTGAGATGATGACAAATGCTATCCAACAACAGAATGTGGCAATGGCTCAGAATCACCAGGCAGCAATGTATCATTGGGAAAATGCTAGATCTGCTGCAACAGCTTCCCATGTCA ACCAATGGATAAGGGAGCTAGAGAAGATCTTTAGGGTAACCTCCTGCCCTGAGGATAAGAAATTGGTTTTTGCTACATATTTGTTGTTTGGAGAAGTAGAGTTCTGGTGGATGGGAGCTCAACAAATGATGGAAGCCAGAGCTGAAGTTTTGGACTGGGAGTGTTTTAGAGTGAAGTTTCTGGAGAAATATTTTCCAGACAGTGCAAGGTTTGCAAAGGAAGCTGAATTTCTCAAGTTGGAACAAGGAGAGATGTCAGCGAATGCTTATGCTGCTAGGTTTGAGTATCTAGCCAGATTCTACACCCAAGCTACCTCTGAGGCTTGGAGGTGTAGGAAGTTTGAAGAAGGTTTAAAACATGAGCTGAAGAAGACTATATCACCTATGTGCATCACGGAGTTTCCTGCCTTAGTGGAGAAGGCGAAGATGGTGGAGACCTTGGAAAAGGGTGATTCCAGGGTAATGAGATCACACCCAGGAGGGTCTTCTAGTGGGAAGGCCAAGGTACAACATCAACCACACAAGCCTTATGCTAGATCTCCACAGCATAGGACAGGAGCAGCTCCACCCCAGTTTCAGCAGCAACAATCATGgaaactgatcctgcct